The following proteins come from a genomic window of Athalia rosae chromosome 1, iyAthRosa1.1, whole genome shotgun sequence:
- the LOC105690919 gene encoding FAD synthase-like isoform X1 → MASLCKNILSRHILTIRINNLGQLSTNIVSRIANNPTAGIIIIGDEILKAQVIDTNSNYICSLLYGNGVKVKKISVISDEIDRIAEEIVHFSNKYTYVITSGGIGPTHDDVTFEALAKAFGDKLHYHPKLVEVIKTFASSQDISSPAYKLARIPETASLKYGVNQETGEKLVYPCVTLKNVYVFPGSPLFLKKSFGNVYKELFITNHNFISKQLYLSAREELFADALTKVSEEFPNVTFGSYPTTNTSYYQARVTIESDSEENTDKALARFVELAPPNAVIDFDSKRKDQKSGGSETTNTDSSS, encoded by the exons ATGGCTTCACTTTGCAAAAATATACTGAGCAGGCATATTTTAACAATAAGAATCAATAATTTGGGCCAACTATCAACTAACATAGTTAGTCGGATAGCTAATAATCCGACAGCAGGAATTATCA TTATCGGAGATGAAATACTAAAGGCACAAGTCATCGACACCAATTCCAATTATATTTGTAGTCTACTCTATGGCAATGGAGTTAAAGTCAAAAAA ATTTCAGTTATTAGTGATGAGATTGACCGGATAGCGGAGGAGATTGTACATTTCTCTAATAAATACACTTATGTAATAACGTCAGGAGGAATAGGACCCACACATGACGACGTTACTTTTGAAG CACTTGCCAAGGCATTTGGTGATAAGCTACATTATCATCCCAAGCTGGTAGAAGTCATCAAAACCTTTGCCAGCTCGCAAGATATTTCTTCTCCGGCATACAAACTAGCTCGA ATACCTGAAACCGCATCCTTAAAGTATGGCGTCAATCAAGAAACTGGGGAAAAACTAGTTTACCCTTGTGTTACTCTTAAGAATGTGTACGTTTTTCCTGGCTCTCCATTGTTCCTTAAGAAGTCCTTCGGAAATGTATACAAG gaattatttataacaaaTCATAATTTTATAAGCAAGCAACTATATCTCAGTGCTAGGGAAGAATTATTTGCTGATGCTTTGACAAAAGTTTCTGAAGAATTTCCTAATGTAACATTTGGCTCCTACCCTACCACAAATACCAG CTATTACCAAGCTCGCGTGACTATAGAGAGTGATAGTGAAGAAAATACGGACAAAGCTTTGGCAAGATTTGTCGAATTAGCTCCTCCAAATGCTGTCATAGACTTTGACTCCAAACGAAAAGATCAAAAATCAGGAGGTTCTGAAACCACCAATACAGATTCTTCGTCTTGA
- the LOC105690919 gene encoding FAD synthase-like isoform X2, with the protein MTIQVIGDEILKAQVIDTNSNYICSLLYGNGVKVKKISVISDEIDRIAEEIVHFSNKYTYVITSGGIGPTHDDVTFEALAKAFGDKLHYHPKLVEVIKTFASSQDISSPAYKLARIPETASLKYGVNQETGEKLVYPCVTLKNVYVFPGSPLFLKKSFGNVYKELFITNHNFISKQLYLSAREELFADALTKVSEEFPNVTFGSYPTTNTSYYQARVTIESDSEENTDKALARFVELAPPNAVIDFDSKRKDQKSGGSETTNTDSSS; encoded by the exons ATGACTATTCAAG TTATCGGAGATGAAATACTAAAGGCACAAGTCATCGACACCAATTCCAATTATATTTGTAGTCTACTCTATGGCAATGGAGTTAAAGTCAAAAAA ATTTCAGTTATTAGTGATGAGATTGACCGGATAGCGGAGGAGATTGTACATTTCTCTAATAAATACACTTATGTAATAACGTCAGGAGGAATAGGACCCACACATGACGACGTTACTTTTGAAG CACTTGCCAAGGCATTTGGTGATAAGCTACATTATCATCCCAAGCTGGTAGAAGTCATCAAAACCTTTGCCAGCTCGCAAGATATTTCTTCTCCGGCATACAAACTAGCTCGA ATACCTGAAACCGCATCCTTAAAGTATGGCGTCAATCAAGAAACTGGGGAAAAACTAGTTTACCCTTGTGTTACTCTTAAGAATGTGTACGTTTTTCCTGGCTCTCCATTGTTCCTTAAGAAGTCCTTCGGAAATGTATACAAG gaattatttataacaaaTCATAATTTTATAAGCAAGCAACTATATCTCAGTGCTAGGGAAGAATTATTTGCTGATGCTTTGACAAAAGTTTCTGAAGAATTTCCTAATGTAACATTTGGCTCCTACCCTACCACAAATACCAG CTATTACCAAGCTCGCGTGACTATAGAGAGTGATAGTGAAGAAAATACGGACAAAGCTTTGGCAAGATTTGTCGAATTAGCTCCTCCAAATGCTGTCATAGACTTTGACTCCAAACGAAAAGATCAAAAATCAGGAGGTTCTGAAACCACCAATACAGATTCTTCGTCTTGA